A region from the Andrena cerasifolii isolate SP2316 chromosome 11, iyAndCera1_principal, whole genome shotgun sequence genome encodes:
- the LOC143374731 gene encoding cilia- and flagella-associated protein 263: MQIRKARQQLIQREALGESLRAVDFEQLNIQNQDYVKMIEEKSRYVHDMKKIAGHYHLKLTQHKQKLSGLSHALNSVKKEIASKQQQIQQLEDEQGGVEVDVERMNAQLTKLLTFMANHTVPDILDFVKLQAEVEEVQRTHKLLNTRRDIQRIIFQSQQKQFRQKSRSNIDLRKKRTLKKVSDTIFPVPPVF, translated from the exons ATGCAGATCAGAAAGGCTAGACAGCAGTTGATCCAGAGAGAGGCCCTCGGGGAGTCGCTTCGCGCCGTTGACTTCGAACAATTGAACATCCAGAACCAGGATTACGTAAAGATGATCGAGGAGAAGAGTCGCTACGTGCACGACATGAAGAAGATCGCAG GGCACTATCATCTGAAACTAACGCAACACAAGCAGAAACTTAGCGGTCTGTCGCACGCATTGAATTCGGTGAAGAAAGAGATCGCGTCGAAGCAGCAGCAGATCCAGCAGCTGGAGGATGAACAAGGGGGTGTAGAGGTCGACGTGGAACGGATGAACGCGCAATTGACGAAGCTGCTGACTTTCATGGCGAACCATACT GTACCAGATATATTGGACTTCGTGAAACTGCAAGCAGAAGTGGAGGAGGTACAGAGAACCCACAAACTCCTGAATACACGCAGGGATATTCAAAGAATAATCTTCCAGTCGCAACAGAAACAATTTCGGCAAAAATCCCGTAGCAATATCGATCTGCGAAAGAAACG GACTCTCAAGAAAGTGTCTGACACGATATTCCCAGTGCCACCGGTCTTTTAA
- the LOC143374917 gene encoding uncharacterized protein LOC143374917 has product MTMSMRESIFSIGSRMLHRYDDLHFDGMTYQELQEMQDGLLQSIWMLTLENDVYERYLTRCNPNIMRISHQAIANILERAKFAKRITMHHLPKSSRMSFRESIMNIHDIGRPSTPSTSVSSGSRFGTPSLLTTKTVGEGSKITMAHRITMANKEVEEMRKKLNGFVESSRKRKTNVRAEIEEVEIRIREVQEAKEEFEEEVVVNGVDSITGKIPAERVTR; this is encoded by the exons ATGACGATGTCAATGCGGGAGAGCATATTCAGCATCGGGTCACGAATGCTCCATAGATACGACGACCTACATTTCGATG GGATGACATACCAGGAATTGCAAGAGATGCAGGATGGCCTTCTGCAGAGTATATGGATGCTGACCCTGGAGAACGACGTGTACGAGCGTTACCTAACGCGATGCAATCCTAACATTATGAGAA TTTCACATCAAGCTATTGCAAACATCCTGGAGAGGGCGAAATTCGCGAAAAGAATAACGATGCATCATTTACCAAAGTCGTCGCGAATGAGCTTCCGGGAAAGCATCATGAATATTCACGATATAGGCAGGCCCAGTACTCCCAGTACCAGCGTCTCCTCCGGAAGTCGATTTGGAACACCAAGCCTGTTAACAACGAAGACAGTCGGCGAGGGTTCAAA GATCACCATGGCGCACCGTATAACGATGGCGAACAAAGAGGTGGAGGAAATGAGAAAGAAGCTCAACGGGTTCGTAGAATCGAGCAGAAAGAGGAAAACGAACGTGAGGGCTGAGATAGAGGAGGTGGAGATTCGTATCAGAGAGGTGCAAGAGGCAAAGGAGGAATTCGAGGAGGAAGTCGTGGTGAATGGCGTCGATTCCATCACCGGGAAAATCCCAGCCGAAAGGGTTACCAGGTGA
- the LOC143374730 gene encoding fas apoptotic inhibitory molecule 1: MAAILLKSLHNLESIDGPTAKWSVPLSDGIHVIIFEHGTATGRRVVLVDDKELIHRDWMFHLVGDEVFTFNDNKFVIRVDPIPGLKYSYTLWVNGKSYKNFVQSQSKILETWLATVGDEKYRIVLDKQTQSVWVNGEEIETENDFTDDGAEILFTVGELLAAIRSYSSGQKEIGIAYSLYIDDTEIEKESQLDESEGP, from the exons ATGGCTGCTATTCTGTTGAA GAGTTTGCACAACTTGGAATCAATAGACGGACCAACTGCCAAGTGGAGCGTTCCTCTGAGCGATGGCATTCACGTGATAATATTCGAGCATGGCACAGCGACAGGTCGCCGTGTGGTGCTGGTGGATGACAAAGAATTGATCCACAGAGATTGGATGTTTCATCTGGTCGGCGATGAAGTATTCACGTTCAACGACAACAAGTTTGTGATCAGAGTGGACCCGATTCCAG GTTTGAAATATTCATACACTTTATGGGTGAACGGGAAGAGCTACAAAAACTTTGTCCAATCGCAGTCGAAGATTCTAGAGACCTGGTTGGCGACCGTTGGAGACGAAAAATACAGAATAGTGTTGG ACAAGCAGACGCAAAGTGTTTGGGTGAATGGCGAAGAGATCGAAACAGAG AACGATTTCACTGATGATGGGGCAGAAATACTTTTCACGGTGGGAGAACTCCTAGCTGCGATTAGATCCTACAGTTCAGGGCAGAAGGAGATTGGGATAGCGTACTCTCTTTACATCGATGACACAGAAATTGAAAAGGAGTCACAACTAGATGAATCTGAGGGGCCATGA
- the Faa gene encoding fumarylacetoacetate hydrolase, whose translation MKSFVECSPDSDFPIENLPYGVFSTASNPQKRIGVAIGNEILDLSVISALFDGPLLKNNQDVFHRDCLNDFMALGRAAWVEARGKLQHLLSASNGTLQLPEMRSKAFVEQRKATMHLPAKIGDYTDFYSSLYHATNVGIMFRGKEHALPANWKYLPIAYHGRASSMIVSGTPVRRPRGQTVPVEDTPPVFGPSRLMDFELEVAMFIGGPPTKLGDAIPASKAYDHIFGMTLMNDWSARDIQKWEYIPLGPFGAKNFATTISPWVVTMEALEPFKVPNTPQDPTPFPYLQHTESCNFDMKLEVDIKTPSGTVTTICRSNYKHQYWTPQQQLAHHTVTGCNINPGDVMASGTVSGEAADSYGSMLELAWKGTRPVQLKDGSSRKFLQDGDEVIIRGYCVGAGYRIGFGPCTGKLLPALTE comes from the exons ATGAAGTCTTTCGTGGAGTGTTCTCCAGATTCTGACTTTCCAATTGAAAATCTTCCTTACGGTGTCTTTTCTACAGCAAGCAAC CCACAAAAGCGAATCGGAGTAGCAATAGGCAACGAAATCTTGGACTTGTCTGTCATCTCCGCCCTATTCGACGGTCCactattaaaaaacaatcaagATGTATTCCATCGCGATTGTCTCAACGACTTCATGGCTCTGGGCAGAGCTGCCTGGGTAGAAGCGAGAGGGAAACTCCAACACTTGCTGTCAGCCAGTAATGGAACTCTACAGCTACCAGAAATGCGTTCAAA AGCATTCGTCGAGCAGAGGAAGGCTACCATGCATCTACCAGCGAAAATCGGTGACTACACAGATTTCTACTCCTCCCTTTACCATGCCACAAACGTGGGCATCATGTTTCGTGGGAAGGAACACGCTTTACCAGCGAATTG GAAGTATCTACCAATCGCTTATCACGGAAGAGCGAGCTCCATGATTGTTTCTGGGACTCCTGTGAGACGACCGCGGGGCCAGACAGTTCCAGTGGAGGACACACCTCCAGTTTTTGGACCTTCTAGATTAATGGACTTCGAGCTGGAAGTGGCTATGTTCATTGGTGGACCTCCAACAAAACTGGGCGACGCTATTCCAGCATCCAAAGCTTACGATCATATCTTTGGAATGACACTTATGAACGACTGGAGCG CAAGAGACATACAAAAGTGGGAATACATTCCCCTGGGACCCTTTGGAGCGAAGAACTTCGCCACGACCATATCCCCCTGGGTTGTCACCATGGAAGCCTTAGAACCCTTCAAAGTACCCAACACACCTCAAGATCCTACCCCTTTCCCATACTTGCAGCACACCGAATCCTGCAACTTCGATATGAAACTGGAAGTCGATATTAAAA CTCCAAGTGGCACCGTTACGACGATCTGTCGCAGCAACTACAAACACCAGTACTGGACACCGCAGCAGCAACTAGCTCACCACACCGTAACCGGATGCAATATCAATCCAGGCGACGTGATGGCTTCCGGTACAGTCAGCGGCGAG GCTGCAGATTCTTACGGCAGTATGCTTGAGCTAGCTTGGAAAGGCACTCGACCCGTGCAGTTGAAAGATGGAAGCAGCAGGAAATTCCTGCAAGACGGCGACGAGGTGATCATTCGCG GTTACTGTGTCGGCGCTGGCTATAGAATTGGATTCGGGCCGTGTACAGGAAAATTATTGCCAGCTCTCACTGAATAA
- the Gad1 gene encoding glutamate decarboxylase isoform X2, which yields MSSENTYALSREHCNLKYSDILPNNVEGFPATKEFLMKVVDILLDFVKSTNDRNAKILDFHHPSEMMRLLDLEIPDSGLTLQQLLIDCSTTLKYQVKTGHPRFFNQLSCGLDLVSMAGEWLTATANTNMFTYEIAPVFILMEHVVLQKMRELIGWNGGDSILAPGGSISNLYAFLAARHKMFPTYKERGLSAVGGQLVMFTSDQCHYSVKSCASVCGLGTDNCVMVPSDERGRMIPSRLEELIMERKAKGHIPFFVNATAGTTVIGAFDPIPEIADICQRHKLWLHIDAAWGGGLLLSRKYRHPRLTGIERADSVTWNPHKLMGALLQCSTIHFKEDGLLISCNQMSAEYLFMTDKLYDVKYDTGDKVIQCGRHNDIFKLWLQWRAKGTEGFEKHMDRLMEVSEHMVRRIKQMPDKYYLILEPEMVNVCFWYLPTRVRNMPHGPERIKIIADICPILKARMMQAGTLMVGYQPDDRRPNFFRNIISSAAVTESDVDFLLAEMDRLGHDL from the exons AACACGTACGCGCTCTCCAGGGAGCACTGTAACTTGAAGTATTCGG ATATCCTGCCGAACAATGTCGAAGGTTTCCCCGCGACTAAAGAATTCCTGATGAAGGTGGTGGATATCCTGCTGGATTTCGTCAAGTCgacgaacgatcggaatgccAAGATTCTCGATTTCCATCATCCCTCCGAGATGATGCGTCTGCTGGATCTTGAAATCCCTGACTCTGGTCTGACCCTCCAGCAGCTGCTCATCGACTGTTCCACCACTTTGAAGTACCAAGTGAAAACCG GCCACCCACGTTTCTTCAATCAATTATCCTGCGGTCTTGATCTCGTCTCGATGGCTGGCGAGTGGCTGACGGCGACGGCGAACACGAATATGTTCACTTACGAGATCGCTCCCGTGTTCATTCTGATGGAACACGTGGTGCTGCAGAAGATGAGGGAACTCATTGGCTGGAACGGCGGCGATTCCATCCTTGCTCCAGGAGGATCCATCAGCAACCTTTACGCTTTCCTGGCCGCCAGACACAAGATGTTCCCGACCTACAAGGAACGAGGCCTCTCCGCCGTCGGTGGGCAGCTGGTTATGTTCACGTCTGACCAG TGCCACTACTCCGTGAAATCGTGCGCCTCTGTCTGCGGACTGGGAACGGACAACTGCGTGATGGTTCCTAGCGACGAGCGAGGTCGCATGATCCCGTCGAGGCTGGAGGAACTGATTATGGAACGAAAGGCGAAAGGACACATCCCCTTCTTCGTGAACGCCACCGCTGGAACCACTGTCATCGGCGCGTTCGATCCTATCCCCGAAATTGCTGACATTTGCCAGAGACACAAGCTGTGGCTGCACATCGAC GCGGCTTGGGGTGGTGGACTGCTTCTCTCGAGGAAATACAGACATCCCAGACTGACGGGCATCGAACG GGCTGACTCCGTGACCTGGAACCCGCACAAGCTGATGGGAGCCTTGCTCCAGTGCTCGACGATCCACTTCAAGGAAGAC GGGCTGCTGATCAGCTGCAACCAAATGTCCGCCGAGTATTTGTTCATGACGGACAAGCTCTACGACGTGAAGTACGACACCGGCGATAAGGTGATTCAATGCGGACGTCACAATGACATCTTCAAGCTCTGGCTGCAATGGCGGGCTAAG GGTACAGAAGGGTTCGAGAAACACATGGATCGACTGATGGAGGTCTCGGAGCACATGGTCAGGCGGATCAAGCAAATGCCCGACAAGTATTACTTGATACTGGAGCCTGAAATGGTGAACGTCTGCTTCTGGTACTTGCCCACACGCGTGCGAAACATGCCACATGGCCCGGAAAGGATCAAGATTATAGCTGAT ATTTGCCCCATTCTGAAGGCCCGAATGATGCAAGCTGGAACACTGATGGTCGGCTACCAGCCGGACGACCGGCGGCCCAACTTCTTCAGGAACATCATCTCGAGCGCCGCGGTGACGGAATCCGATGTCGATTTTCTGCTGGCCGAGATGGACCGGTTAGGCCACGATCTGTAA
- the Gad1 gene encoding glutamate decarboxylase isoform X1, whose amino-acid sequence MDNVQMIGTKITAIKEYLYNFARTHSPTRLMSSENTYALSREHCNLKYSDILPNNVEGFPATKEFLMKVVDILLDFVKSTNDRNAKILDFHHPSEMMRLLDLEIPDSGLTLQQLLIDCSTTLKYQVKTGHPRFFNQLSCGLDLVSMAGEWLTATANTNMFTYEIAPVFILMEHVVLQKMRELIGWNGGDSILAPGGSISNLYAFLAARHKMFPTYKERGLSAVGGQLVMFTSDQCHYSVKSCASVCGLGTDNCVMVPSDERGRMIPSRLEELIMERKAKGHIPFFVNATAGTTVIGAFDPIPEIADICQRHKLWLHIDAAWGGGLLLSRKYRHPRLTGIERADSVTWNPHKLMGALLQCSTIHFKEDGLLISCNQMSAEYLFMTDKLYDVKYDTGDKVIQCGRHNDIFKLWLQWRAKGTEGFEKHMDRLMEVSEHMVRRIKQMPDKYYLILEPEMVNVCFWYLPTRVRNMPHGPERIKIIADICPILKARMMQAGTLMVGYQPDDRRPNFFRNIISSAAVTESDVDFLLAEMDRLGHDL is encoded by the exons AACACGTACGCGCTCTCCAGGGAGCACTGTAACTTGAAGTATTCGG ATATCCTGCCGAACAATGTCGAAGGTTTCCCCGCGACTAAAGAATTCCTGATGAAGGTGGTGGATATCCTGCTGGATTTCGTCAAGTCgacgaacgatcggaatgccAAGATTCTCGATTTCCATCATCCCTCCGAGATGATGCGTCTGCTGGATCTTGAAATCCCTGACTCTGGTCTGACCCTCCAGCAGCTGCTCATCGACTGTTCCACCACTTTGAAGTACCAAGTGAAAACCG GCCACCCACGTTTCTTCAATCAATTATCCTGCGGTCTTGATCTCGTCTCGATGGCTGGCGAGTGGCTGACGGCGACGGCGAACACGAATATGTTCACTTACGAGATCGCTCCCGTGTTCATTCTGATGGAACACGTGGTGCTGCAGAAGATGAGGGAACTCATTGGCTGGAACGGCGGCGATTCCATCCTTGCTCCAGGAGGATCCATCAGCAACCTTTACGCTTTCCTGGCCGCCAGACACAAGATGTTCCCGACCTACAAGGAACGAGGCCTCTCCGCCGTCGGTGGGCAGCTGGTTATGTTCACGTCTGACCAG TGCCACTACTCCGTGAAATCGTGCGCCTCTGTCTGCGGACTGGGAACGGACAACTGCGTGATGGTTCCTAGCGACGAGCGAGGTCGCATGATCCCGTCGAGGCTGGAGGAACTGATTATGGAACGAAAGGCGAAAGGACACATCCCCTTCTTCGTGAACGCCACCGCTGGAACCACTGTCATCGGCGCGTTCGATCCTATCCCCGAAATTGCTGACATTTGCCAGAGACACAAGCTGTGGCTGCACATCGAC GCGGCTTGGGGTGGTGGACTGCTTCTCTCGAGGAAATACAGACATCCCAGACTGACGGGCATCGAACG GGCTGACTCCGTGACCTGGAACCCGCACAAGCTGATGGGAGCCTTGCTCCAGTGCTCGACGATCCACTTCAAGGAAGAC GGGCTGCTGATCAGCTGCAACCAAATGTCCGCCGAGTATTTGTTCATGACGGACAAGCTCTACGACGTGAAGTACGACACCGGCGATAAGGTGATTCAATGCGGACGTCACAATGACATCTTCAAGCTCTGGCTGCAATGGCGGGCTAAG GGTACAGAAGGGTTCGAGAAACACATGGATCGACTGATGGAGGTCTCGGAGCACATGGTCAGGCGGATCAAGCAAATGCCCGACAAGTATTACTTGATACTGGAGCCTGAAATGGTGAACGTCTGCTTCTGGTACTTGCCCACACGCGTGCGAAACATGCCACATGGCCCGGAAAGGATCAAGATTATAGCTGAT ATTTGCCCCATTCTGAAGGCCCGAATGATGCAAGCTGGAACACTGATGGTCGGCTACCAGCCGGACGACCGGCGGCCCAACTTCTTCAGGAACATCATCTCGAGCGCCGCGGTGACGGAATCCGATGTCGATTTTCTGCTGGCCGAGATGGACCGGTTAGGCCACGATCTGTAA